ATAAAAAATTAATTAAGTTATTATATATTTAAATATATTACTTATCTTAGTAAATATTTATTATTTTAAATATTTTTTATGAAAAGATATATTTATATTTTTATTATATTTAATATTGATAAAAATAAGGTTATGCAATTGAATAAAAATCGTGTGCGTTTAGCTATACAAAAATCAGGTCGGTTAAGTAATGATTCACAAAATTTATTAAAAAATTGTGGTCTCAAAATTAATTTACAAAAATCTAGTCTTATTGCTTTTGCAGAAAATATGCCAATAGATGTTATTTTAGTTAGAGATGATGATATTCCAGGTTTAATTATGGATGGTGTAGTGGAATTAGGAATTATAGGGTCTAATGTTTTAGAAGAAAAATGTTTAACTAGATTATTATCAAAAGAGTCGGTTTCATATACTATTTTACAAAATCTTGATTTTGGTATTTGTCGGTTATCACTTTCTGTTCCTTTAGATATGGAATATTCGGATATATCTTGCTTAAAAAATTGTCGTATTGCAACATCATATCCAAATTTATTAAAACGATATTTTGATAAAAAAAATATTCCTTTTAAACCGTTTGTTTTAAATGGTTCTGTAGAAGTAGCTTATAATTCTGGTTTAGCAGATGTTATATGTGATTTGGTTTCTACAGGAGCTACATTAGATGCTAATGGGTTAAGAGAAGTAGAAACTATTTATAATTCTCGTGCTTGTTTAATTTCTCGTGAAGAGAAATACATGATTCCGGAAAAAAGAAGATTTATTAAAAAATTATTAAATCGAATTCAAGGTGTTATTAAAGCACGAGAGTCTAAATATATTATGTTACATATTGAAAAAGATAAATTAAGTAAAGTAACTGATTTGTTAAAAGGGGTAGAGCAACCAACTATTTTAGAATTATTTGGTAATAAAAATAAAGTAGCTTTACATATGGTTAGCAGCGAAACTGTTTTTTGGGAAACCATGGAACAATTAAAATTATTAGGGGCTAGCTCTATTTTAGTTTTATCTATAGAAAAAATGATGGAATAAAAGAATTATGTTAAATATATATAAAAATATTTTTAATTGGAGTGATTTAACAAAAGAAGAAAAAAAATTTTTATTATTAAGACCTCGTATTATTGCTGATAAAAAAATTAAAAAATCTATCAAAAAAATTATTAGTACTATTAAAAAAAATGGAGATGTTGCTGTACATTCTTATAATTTAAGATTTGATAAAATTAAATTAGATTGTTTTTATGTCTCTCAAGAAAAAATAAATTTATCAGCTAACTTAGTTTCTAAGTCTTTTAAAGATGCTGTTTCAGTTGCAAAAAACAATATTGAAATTTTTCATTCTAAACAAATTTCATCTAATTTATGTGTTGAAACATTTCCAGGAACATATTGTCAGCATATTATAAAACCTATAAATTCAGTAGGTTTATATGTTCCTAAAGGTAAACTACCATTAATTTCTACTGCATTAATGTTATCTATACCAGCTAAATTGGCAAAATGTTCAAATATTGTATTATGTTCCCCTCCACCCGTTAGTAATGAAATATTATATATTGCTAAAATATGTGGAATTAATCAAGTTCTTCAACTAGGTGGGGCTCATGCAATCGCTTCTCTTGCTTTAGGAACTGAAACTATAAAAGCTGTAGATAAGATTTTTGGACCAGGAAATATTTTTGTTACAGAGGCTAAATTACAAATTAGCCGTGATATTCCTGGTGTATCAATAGATATGCCTGCCGGTCCTTCAGAAATATTAATTATATCTGATAAATATTCTAATTCATCATTTATTGCTTCTGATTTATTAGCACAATCTGAACATGGCAGTAATTCACAGGTAGTTTTATTAAGTACAAGTTTAGAATTTGCAAAAAAAGTTGTGGTAGAAATTAAAAAACAATTGTCTTATTTATCTAATAAAGATATTATTTTAAATTCATTAAAAAATAGTAGAATTATTATTTCTACTTCCTTACTTGAATGTTTTGAAATATCAAATTTATATTCTCCTGAGCATTTAATTTTGCATATAAAAAATTCAAAAAAATTTTTATCATATGTTAAAAACGCTGGAGCAGTATTTTTAGGAAAATGGACTCCTGTATCTGCAGGTGATTATATTACTGGAACAAATCATGTTTTACCAACATATGGATATTCTAAAACTTATTCTACTTTACGTATTTCTGATTTTCAAAAAATAATTACAGTTCAAAAAATGACAAAAAAATCTTTAAAAAATTTATCAAAAAGTATTTCAGTATTATCTTTAACAGAAGGAATGGATGCTCATAATAAATCAGTAAGTATTAGAATGAATGTATTAAAAGATAAACAAGTTATTAATGAGTTAAAATAAAATGAAAAAATTAACTCCGAATCATATACATATTTTAAAACCCTATGAATCAGCACGTAGTATTGGTTTAAAGGGTCATGTTTACTTAAATGCAAATGAATCTCCATGGATTAATACAGTTAAATATGAACATAATAATTTAAATCGATATCCAGAATTTCAATCATTTAAATTATTAAAAAAATATTCTCAATATTCTTGTATACCTAATAATCAAATTTTAATTACTAGAGGGGCTGATGAAGGAATTGAATTATTAGTTCGTACTTTTTGTGTATCTGGTAATGATAATATTATGTTTTTCCCCCCTACATATGATATGTATTCTGTAGTAGCTGATATTTTTAATATTAAAAAAATAATAGTACCAGTTTTACCAAATTTTCAATTAGATATAAAAAATATTAAAAAAAAAATTAATAATGTTAAATTAATTTATTTATGTAATCCAAACAATCCTACTGGAAATTTGTTTTTTCGAAAAGATATAATCAGTATTCTTACTATGATTCCTGAAACTACTTTATTAATTATTGATGAAGCTTATATTGATTATTCTATTCAAGATAGTTTTATTTCTGAATTAAGTAGATTTAATAATCTGGTAATTTTGCGAACTTTGTCTAAAGCGTTTGGTTTATCTGGAATTAGATGTGGTTTTATATTATCAAATATAAATATTATTAATATCCTTAAAAAGGTATTAGCTCCATATCCTATTCCTACTCCAGTATCTAATATTGCTATAAAGTCATTAGAATTAAAAAATATTACAAAAGTAAAGAAAAATATTTTACAAATTTTTAAAAATAAATTTTTTTTAATTAATAAAATAAAATCTTTTTCATGTGTAAAAAACATTTTTTTTAGTCAAGCTAATTTTGTTCTTATAAAATTTTATCAATCTAAAAAAGTATTTCAATATTTAATATCAAAAGGGATTATAATTCGTGATCAATCGCATAAGTTAGGTTTAAAAGATTGCTTAAGAATATCAATAGGTACAATAAATGAATGTAAAGATTTAATTAATATTTTATCTATGTTTGAAGGAAAGAAAATATAAGATGAAAAAAAAATTTTTATTTATTGATCGTGACGGTACTTTAATTAGAGAACCAAAAAAAACGTATCAAATCGATTCTATTAGTAAATTTTATTTAGAAAAAGATGTAATCTATTCTTTATTAAGACTTATTGATTTAGATTATCAATTAGTTATGATTACCAATCAAGATGGTTTAGGAAGTAGTTCTTTTCCCATAATAAAATTTAGTAAAATACATAATTTAATGTTAAATATTTTTTCTTCACAAAAAATTTTTTTTAAAAGCGTTTTAATTTGCCCGCACTTTATACACGAAAAATGTAATTGTAGAAAACCAAATACTTCATTAGTTTCATATTGGATTAATAATATTGGATTAGATAGAAAGAATAGTTATGTAATTGGAGATAGAAATACAGATATTCAGTTAGCCCATAATATGGGAATTAAAAGTTTTTTATATCATTCAAAATTTTTTTCTTGGAAAAAAATTGTTAAACAATTAACATATCCTAATAGGGTATCAGAAATTTCTAGAAATACTTTAGAAACAAAAATATTTATTAAAGTTAGTTTAGATTTTCCTATAAAAAACTATATTAATACTGGAATTAGTTTTTTAGATCATATGCTAAATCAAATTAGAATACATAGTGGTATTTTTATGTATATTAATGTTATAGGAGATTTGTATGTTGATGATCATCATACAGTAGAAGATATTGGGATAACTTTAGGGTCTGCATTAAAGCGTGCCCTTGGAAATAAAATAGGATTATCAAGATATGGTTTTACTTTACCTATGGACGAAAGTATTTGTTCATGTTTACTTGATATATCAGGGCGTTCTTTTTTATCTTTTTATGCTATTTTTAAAAATAAATATGTTGGTGATTTAAATGTATGCATGATTGAACATTTTTTTTATTCTTTAAGTCAATCTATGAAGATTACTATTCATTTACATGCTTTTGGAAAAAATGATCATCATTGTGCTGAAAGTTTATTTAAAGCATTTGGTCGTTCTTTAAAACAAGCTATTTATTTAGATGGTCATGATTTACCTACATCAAAAGGTTTATTATAATGTCAATTGTGATTATTAATACAGGATGTTCAAACTTGTATTCTATTCAATGTTCTATACGTCGGTTAGGATATTTGGCTTATGTTACTGATTCAATTTATGAGATTAAAAAGGCTAAAAAAATATTTTTACCTGGTATAGGTACTTCTTCTTCTGTAATAAAATTTTTAAGAGAAAAAAATTTATTATCTTTTATAAAGTGTACACAGCAACCAATTTTAGGTATTTGTTTAGGTATGCAGTTATTAGGAAAATATAGTTACGAAGGAAAAAAATCTATTTTATTAAACAAAGTATCATGTTTGATAAAAAAATTACCAAATATAAATTGTTCAGTTCCACATATTGGCTGGAATACTGTAAATTATACTATAAATCATGAATTATTTAAAAACATTGATAATAATACTCGTTTTTATTTTTTACATAGTTTTTATATGAATGTTAATCAATATACTATTGCTTCTTCTATAAATGGTATTCAATTTTGTTCTGCAATAGCAGTAAAAAATTTTTTTGGAGTTCAATTTCATCCAGAAAAATCAGGAAAACCGGGGGAGCAATTTATTAAAAATTTTTTAGAGATATAAAAATATGATTATTCCATCATTAGATTTTATTAATGGTAAAATTGTTCGTTTGTATCAAGGTGATTATAATAATAAAATACATTATGAAATGGATATTTTTAAACAAATAGATCATTATGTACAACAAGGTGCAACGTATATACATTTAGTTGATTTAGATAGATGTACAAACCCATTAAATCATCAAAAACATATTTTAAAGATTATTTCTCATTATAGTCAAATTGATTTTCAGATAGGTGGTGGAATTCGTTCTGAAAGAGATATTGAAGATTTATTTAATTCCGGTGTTTCAAAAATAGTTATAGGAACATCTGCTATTTTATATCCAGACAATTTTAAATTATGGTTAGATAAATATGGTTGTGCTAATTTCATATTAGCTTTAGACGTAAAAATAAATAATAATAATGAAAATAAGGTTGCAATTAATGGTTGGAAAAATATTACAAAAATTAATTTAGAAAGTGTAATAAATAATTTTATTCCATATGGATTAAAAAATATTTTATGTACTGATATTTCAAGAGATGGAACTTTTTTAGGTCCTAATATAAATTTATATAAAAGTTTAAAAAAAAAATTTCCTAATATTATATTACAATCTTCAGGTGGAATTAGTTCTATTTCTGATTTATATCATTTAAAAAAAAATAATATAGAACATGTTATTATAGGTCGTGCCTTTTTAGAAAAAAAATTTACTTTTTTGGAGGCTCAAAAATGTTGGCAAAAAGAATAATAGCGTGTTTAGATGTTAAAAATGGTATGGTTGTAAAAGGTATTAAATTTTGTAATCATACTGTTATTGGAAAAATAATTGAATTAGTGAAATATTATTCTATATCAGGTATTGATGAATTAGTTTTTTATGATATTTCAGCTTCTCCTGAAAAAAAATTATTAGATATGAAATGGATTACCAGAATTGCTGAATTAATCAATATACCCTTTTCAGTAGCTGGAGGTATTTCTTCTGTAGAAGATGCTAAGCAGGTTTTATCATTAGGTGCTGATAAAATATCTATTAATTCTCCAGCATTGCATAATCCTTTATTAATTAGTAAATTAGCAGATCGTTTTGGAGTTCAATGTGTTGTAGTAGGAATAGATTCATGGTACGATAAAATAAAAAAAAAATATCAAGTTTTTCAATATACTGGAAATGAAAATAAATCTCATCTTACATGCTGGGATACTTTTAATTGGGTAAAAAAAGTACAAAAATTAGGTGCCGGTGAAATTGTTTTAAACACTATGAATACCGATGGAACTAAAGGTGGTTATGATATTGAACAATTAAAAAAAATTCGCGAAATTTGTTCAGTTCCTTTAATTGCTTCTGGTGGAGCTGGTTGTATGAATGATTTTTTAAATGTTTTTTTAATAGCTAAAGTAGATGGTGCTTTAGCAGCTTCTATATTTCATAATAAATTTATTTCTGTTCTTGATTTAAAAAAATTTTTATTTAATAAAGGAGTGATAATTAGATAATGTTAACTTGTAAAAATATAAAATATTTAAATTGGAAAAAATTAAATAATATGATTCCAGCTATTGCTCAACATTATGTTTCTGGAGAAATATTAATGTTTGGATATATGAATCAAGAAGCGCTGAATAATACAATTAAAAAAAGATTATTTACTTTATTTTCTCGTAAAAAAAACAGATTATGGGTAAAAGGAGAATTTTCTAAAAATTTTTTATATGTAAAAAAAATTACAACTGATTGTGATTATGATGTTATTTTAGTTAAGGTAAAACCATCTGGAAATACATGTCATTTAAATAGATTTAGTTGTTTTAAATCTTCTAAACCAATTTATTCTTTTTTAGTAAAGTTACAAAGTGTGATTAAATCAAGAAAAAAAGAATATTCTAAAAAATCTTATATTAGTAATCTATTTTCTTTAGGTAGAAATAGAATTGCACAAAAAGTAGGAGAAGAGTCTATAGAAGTTATTATAGCTTTTTTAGAAAAAAATTCGACTAATATAATTAATGAATCATCTGATTTGTTATTTCATTTATTAATTTTATTACAGTCTGTTAATGTAGATTTTAAATCAATTATTTTAAATTTAAAAGATCGTTCTTATAAATAAGATATTTTTTTAGGATTTAATTAATATTTTTTTAAAATAAATGTATATATTTATATATATATTAACAATATATATTTTAGTGAGGGTATTTATGTTAAACAATGATATAGGAATTATTGGAATGGGTGTTATGGGGAAAAATTTAGCTTTTAATATTGCTAGAAATGGATATTCTGTATCAGTTTTTAATAGATCTCATAACGAAACAATGAAATTTTTATTTAAAAACTCCGTTAATTCATTATTTCCTTTTTCTAATTTAGAAAAATTTATTAACTCTTTAAATAAACCACGTTGTGTGTTATTAATGATTCAATCAGGTTCTCCTATTGATAAAATAATAAATGTTCTTTTACCTTATTTAGATTCTGGTGATTTAATTATTGATGGAGGAAATTCTTTTTATAAAGATACTATTAAACGATTTAATTTTTTACAAAAAAAATCTATTCAGTTCCTCGGGGTTGGAATATCAGGAGGAGAGCTCGGAGCATTACAAGGACCTTCTATTATGCCTGGCGGTAATATAGAATCTTATAAATTAATTGCTCCGATTTTTAAAAAGATTTCAGCTAAATATAACCAAGAAGATTGTGTAAAATATATTGGTCCAAATGGATCTGGGCATTATGTAAAAATGGTTCACAATGGTATTGAATATAGCGATATGCAATTAATTGCAGAAACTTATTCTTTACTAAAAAATTTAGTTGGAATGAATAATACTGATTTGTCATGTATTTTTAAAAAATGGAATGAAGGAGAATTATGTAGTTATTTAATAGAAATTACTGGAAATATTTTATGTAAAAAAGATATGGATGGAAACTTTATTATTGATTCTATTTTAGATGTAGCTTCAGGAAAAGGTACCGGTACCTGGACAGCAAATAGTGCTTTAAAATTACAAGTTCCTTGTTCTATCGTAACAGAGTCTGTTTTTTCACGATACTTATCTTTTTTAAAAGCTAATAGAATGATTGCTTCTACAATATTATCAGGCCCTAAAGTATCCTTAAATAGTAATTTTAATAAAGAAATGTTTATTGAAGATGTTCGTAAAGCATTATATTTAGGTAAAATTATTTCATATGCACAAGGTTTTTTTTTAATGAAGAAAGCTTCTGAACATTATTTTTGGAATTTACAGTTTTCGGATATTGCTAAAATTTTTCGCTCTGGATGTATTATTCGAGCAAATTTTTTAAATGATATTGTAACAGCATTTTCAGAAAATAATAACTTAATTGACTTATTATTTACTCCGGTTTTTCAAGATGTTATTAATCTATATCAACTTTCTTTACGTACCGTTGTTACTGAAGCTATAAATAACGGAATTTCTGTTCCTGTTTTTTCTAATATTTTGTCATACTACGATGCATATCGTACTGTTAATTCAGCTGCTAATCTAATACAAGCTCAAAGAGATTATTTTGGATCTCATACTTATAATAGAATTGATCAATCAGGTTCTTTTCATACTAATTGGTTAGAATAATTGTATTTTTTTTTAAAATATAATATATAATGTATAGATTATTCTGCATGATGAAATATTTTGATAATATAATATTAAAATTTTTTATTTTTATAAAATTTTATTTTAATAAATAATTTTATTTATAATAGAGAAAAATATTTTTTATAAAAAAAATAATTAACTAGTTTATTTTATAGTATTTTTATTTTTTTTATTATTTTATGGTTTATTTTATGAAAAATTTTACTAATACTATTTTAGTAACATGTGCTTTTCCATATTCCAATGGTGATATACATTTAGGACATTTATTAGAACAAATTCAAGCAGATATTTGGGTTAGATATCATCGTATGAGAGGTCGTTCTGTTATTTTTATTTGTTCAGATGATACACACGGAACTGCTATTATGTTAAAAGCAAAAAAAATGAAAATTAGTCCAAAAAAATTAATTTATTGTATGCAAAAAAAACATAAAAATAATTTTTTACAGTTTTCTATTATTCACGATCATTATTCATCTACAGATAGTAAGATTAATAAAAATTTATGTGAAAATATATATCATATAATAAAAAAAAAAAAATTAATTAAAGAAAAATATATAGATCAGTTGTATGATAAAAAACTGAATATGTTTTTATCAGATAGATTTATAAAAGGTACTTGTCCAAAATGTAAATCTATTAATCAGTATGGTGATAATTGTGATTTTTGCGGGGTAAATTATAATGCTATAGAATTATTGAATCCTATTTCAGAATTATCAGGTTCATCTCCTGATATTAGGAATTCTAAACATTTATTTTTTAAATTATCTTATTTTTCACAATTTTTAAAAAAATGGATTAATTCTGGAGTTGTTCAAAAATCTGTATTAAATAAAATAAATGAATGGTTATCTATAGGTTTACGATCTTGGAATATATCTAGAGATAAACCATATTTTGGTTTTAAAATTCCTGGCTTTTCTAATAAATTCTTTTATGTTTGGTTAGATGCTCCTATTGGTTATATTAGTTGTTTTAAAGAATTATGTAATATTAAAAAAAATATTAATTTTAATGAATTTTGGTCTATAAATTCAAAAAATAAATTATATCATTTTATCGGTAAAGATATTATTTATTTTCATAGTTTGTTTTGGCCTTCTATATTAGAAGCGATTAATTATAGAAAACCTACTAAAATATTTGTTCATGGTTATGTTACTTTTAAAGGATTAAAATTATCTAAATCAAAAGGATTAGCAATTTCAGCAAATAAATGGTTATCTTGTTTTGATTCTGATTCTTTAAGATATTATTTTGCTTCAAAATTATCACATACTATTGAAGATATAGATATAAATTTATATGATTATGCATATAAGATTAATTCAGATATTGTGAATAATATAATTAATTTAGCTGCAAGAAACAGTTCTTTTTTAAAAAAGTATTTTTTTAATACATTATCAAATAATATTAAAGAATTAAATTTATATCAACAGTTTATTAATATAACTATATGTATTCAGGATTTATTTGAAGAAAGAAAATTTTCATTAGTAATACAGAAAATTAGATATTTATCTAATCTTGCAAATAAATATATTGATGAAAAAAAACCTTGGTTATTAATAAAAAATATAGATAATAAAAATAAAGTTCATGATATTTGTTCTTTAGGAATAAATTTATTTCGAATAATAATGATTTTTTTAAAGCCTATTATGCCGAAATTAGTATATAAATCTGAATTATTTTTAAATACATCATTATATTGGGATAAAATTAATGAACCGTTATTAAATCATAAAATTAATGATTTTTCATGTTTATATAAACGAATTGAAATTAGTTTTATTGATGATTTTTTAAAATAAATGAAATATTTTAATTTATTAAATTTATCCATAAAATTTTTATATATTCATTATCTATTTTTTTAATATAATTTGTATTAAATATACCAATACCAGATATTAATTGTTCATTATAAAATAATAATGGTATTGTGTTTCTTAACCAGGGCGGTATGTTATTTTTTTGAAATATTTTTTTTATATTATTTTTTTTTTTTATATTATTAAATATATATTCTTTTTTAATATAAAAACGAATATTAATTAACGTATTTTGTGAAGGGAATGTAATTTTGTAACTTTTTTTTTTTTGAAAAAAAATTTTTTTAGATACTAAAAATCCTAAATTTTCTGGTAGTTTTAAAGGTTTATAAATATTATTCCAATATATAATTATATTTTTAATATTAGAATTTGGAGTAATATAGTATATTTTTTCTTTAAATTTTCTTATTTCTCCATTATTAAAAATTATTTTTTTATTATGATAATTTTTGTTTAAAATAATTTCTTGATATACTCTATTTAAAATTTTATAAGTTGGAACACTACCACATTTATTTTTTAACCATTGTTTTAATACGGAATATTTTGCTTCTAATTTTAGATTAGAAAAATTTATTAATGATAATGATCCATCTAAAAACATATTTTTTTTTAAAAAAATTTTAATAAAAAAATTTAATGCTTTTTGATCTTTTTCAAGTATTTTTATACTTTTTATACAATTTTTTAAAAATTCTGGCCATCTTTTGTAGATTTTTAATAAAATTTTGTTTCTTAAGAAATTTCTATCGTATTGAATTAATTTATTAGATTCATCTTCCACCCATTTTATTTTTTTTTTTTTAGCCCAAGATATAATTTTTTTTTTTTGTATAGATATTAATGGACGTACTATTTTGATAGTATTATATTTTGAACTAAATTTTATTCCTGATAACCCATCAATTCCACTTTTTCTTTTTAATTTTAAAAAGAGATTTTCACATTGATCATTAAGATTATGTGCTTGTAATAATATTTCTTTTGGTAATAAATATTTTTTAAAAATTTTAAGTCTTTTTAGTCGAGCATAACCTTCTATACCATATTTATTTTTTTTT
The nucleotide sequence above comes from Buchnera aphidicola (Cinara curvipes). Encoded proteins:
- a CDS encoding 1-(5-phosphoribosyl)-5-[(5-phosphoribosylamino)methylideneamino] imidazole-4-carboxamide isomerase; the encoded protein is MIIPSLDFINGKIVRLYQGDYNNKIHYEMDIFKQIDHYVQQGATYIHLVDLDRCTNPLNHQKHILKIISHYSQIDFQIGGGIRSERDIEDLFNSGVSKIVIGTSAILYPDNFKLWLDKYGCANFILALDVKINNNNENKVAINGWKNITKINLESVINNFIPYGLKNILCTDISRDGTFLGPNINLYKSLKKKFPNIILQSSGGISSISDLYHLKKNNIEHVIIGRAFLEKKFTFLEAQKCWQKE
- the metG gene encoding methionine--tRNA ligase — translated: MKNFTNTILVTCAFPYSNGDIHLGHLLEQIQADIWVRYHRMRGRSVIFICSDDTHGTAIMLKAKKMKISPKKLIYCMQKKHKNNFLQFSIIHDHYSSTDSKINKNLCENIYHIIKKKKLIKEKYIDQLYDKKLNMFLSDRFIKGTCPKCKSINQYGDNCDFCGVNYNAIELLNPISELSGSSPDIRNSKHLFFKLSYFSQFLKKWINSGVVQKSVLNKINEWLSIGLRSWNISRDKPYFGFKIPGFSNKFFYVWLDAPIGYISCFKELCNIKKNINFNEFWSINSKNKLYHFIGKDIIYFHSLFWPSILEAINYRKPTKIFVHGYVTFKGLKLSKSKGLAISANKWLSCFDSDSLRYYFASKLSHTIEDIDINLYDYAYKINSDIVNNIINLAARNSSFLKKYFFNTLSNNIKELNLYQQFINITICIQDLFEERKFSLVIQKIRYLSNLANKYIDEKKPWLLIKNIDNKNKVHDICSLGINLFRIIMIFLKPIMPKLVYKSELFLNTSLYWDKINEPLLNHKINDFSCLYKRIEISFIDDFLK
- the hisB gene encoding bifunctional histidinol-phosphatase/imidazoleglycerol-phosphate dehydratase HisB, producing MKKKFLFIDRDGTLIREPKKTYQIDSISKFYLEKDVIYSLLRLIDLDYQLVMITNQDGLGSSSFPIIKFSKIHNLMLNIFSSQKIFFKSVLICPHFIHEKCNCRKPNTSLVSYWINNIGLDRKNSYVIGDRNTDIQLAHNMGIKSFLYHSKFFSWKKIVKQLTYPNRVSEISRNTLETKIFIKVSLDFPIKNYINTGISFLDHMLNQIRIHSGIFMYINVIGDLYVDDHHTVEDIGITLGSALKRALGNKIGLSRYGFTLPMDESICSCLLDISGRSFLSFYAIFKNKYVGDLNVCMIEHFFYSLSQSMKITIHLHAFGKNDHHCAESLFKAFGRSLKQAIYLDGHDLPTSKGLL
- the hisH gene encoding imidazole glycerol phosphate synthase subunit HisH, whose protein sequence is MSIVIINTGCSNLYSIQCSIRRLGYLAYVTDSIYEIKKAKKIFLPGIGTSSSVIKFLREKNLLSFIKCTQQPILGICLGMQLLGKYSYEGKKSILLNKVSCLIKKLPNINCSVPHIGWNTVNYTINHELFKNIDNNTRFYFLHSFYMNVNQYTIASSINGIQFCSAIAVKNFFGVQFHPEKSGKPGEQFIKNFLEI
- the hisC gene encoding histidinol-phosphate transaminase; this translates as MKKLTPNHIHILKPYESARSIGLKGHVYLNANESPWINTVKYEHNNLNRYPEFQSFKLLKKYSQYSCIPNNQILITRGADEGIELLVRTFCVSGNDNIMFFPPTYDMYSVVADIFNIKKIIVPVLPNFQLDIKNIKKKINNVKLIYLCNPNNPTGNLFFRKDIISILTMIPETTLLIIDEAYIDYSIQDSFISELSRFNNLVILRTLSKAFGLSGIRCGFILSNINIINILKKVLAPYPIPTPVSNIAIKSLELKNITKVKKNILQIFKNKFFLINKIKSFSCVKNIFFSQANFVLIKFYQSKKVFQYLISKGIIIRDQSHKLGLKDCLRISIGTINECKDLINILSMFEGKKI
- the hisIE gene encoding bifunctional phosphoribosyl-AMP cyclohydrolase/phosphoribosyl-ATP diphosphatase HisIE, translating into MLTCKNIKYLNWKKLNNMIPAIAQHYVSGEILMFGYMNQEALNNTIKKRLFTLFSRKKNRLWVKGEFSKNFLYVKKITTDCDYDVILVKVKPSGNTCHLNRFSCFKSSKPIYSFLVKLQSVIKSRKKEYSKKSYISNLFSLGRNRIAQKVGEESIEVIIAFLEKNSTNIINESSDLLFHLLILLQSVNVDFKSIILNLKDRSYK
- the gnd gene encoding decarboxylating NADP(+)-dependent phosphogluconate dehydrogenase — protein: MLNNDIGIIGMGVMGKNLAFNIARNGYSVSVFNRSHNETMKFLFKNSVNSLFPFSNLEKFINSLNKPRCVLLMIQSGSPIDKIINVLLPYLDSGDLIIDGGNSFYKDTIKRFNFLQKKSIQFLGVGISGGELGALQGPSIMPGGNIESYKLIAPIFKKISAKYNQEDCVKYIGPNGSGHYVKMVHNGIEYSDMQLIAETYSLLKNLVGMNNTDLSCIFKKWNEGELCSYLIEITGNILCKKDMDGNFIIDSILDVASGKGTGTWTANSALKLQVPCSIVTESVFSRYLSFLKANRMIASTILSGPKVSLNSNFNKEMFIEDVRKALYLGKIISYAQGFFLMKKASEHYFWNLQFSDIAKIFRSGCIIRANFLNDIVTAFSENNNLIDLLFTPVFQDVINLYQLSLRTVVTEAINNGISVPVFSNILSYYDAYRTVNSAANLIQAQRDYFGSHTYNRIDQSGSFHTNWLE
- the hisD gene encoding histidinol dehydrogenase — encoded protein: MLNIYKNIFNWSDLTKEEKKFLLLRPRIIADKKIKKSIKKIISTIKKNGDVAVHSYNLRFDKIKLDCFYVSQEKINLSANLVSKSFKDAVSVAKNNIEIFHSKQISSNLCVETFPGTYCQHIIKPINSVGLYVPKGKLPLISTALMLSIPAKLAKCSNIVLCSPPPVSNEILYIAKICGINQVLQLGGAHAIASLALGTETIKAVDKIFGPGNIFVTEAKLQISRDIPGVSIDMPAGPSEILIISDKYSNSSFIASDLLAQSEHGSNSQVVLLSTSLEFAKKVVVEIKKQLSYLSNKDIILNSLKNSRIIISTSLLECFEISNLYSPEHLILHIKNSKKFLSYVKNAGAVFLGKWTPVSAGDYITGTNHVLPTYGYSKTYSTLRISDFQKIITVQKMTKKSLKNLSKSISVLSLTEGMDAHNKSVSIRMNVLKDKQVINELK
- the hisG gene encoding ATP phosphoribosyltransferase, with the protein product MQLNKNRVRLAIQKSGRLSNDSQNLLKNCGLKINLQKSSLIAFAENMPIDVILVRDDDIPGLIMDGVVELGIIGSNVLEEKCLTRLLSKESVSYTILQNLDFGICRLSLSVPLDMEYSDISCLKNCRIATSYPNLLKRYFDKKNIPFKPFVLNGSVEVAYNSGLADVICDLVSTGATLDANGLREVETIYNSRACLISREEKYMIPEKRRFIKKLLNRIQGVIKARESKYIMLHIEKDKLSKVTDLLKGVEQPTILELFGNKNKVALHMVSSETVFWETMEQLKLLGASSILVLSIEKMME
- the hisF gene encoding imidazole glycerol phosphate synthase subunit HisF — its product is MLAKRIIACLDVKNGMVVKGIKFCNHTVIGKIIELVKYYSISGIDELVFYDISASPEKKLLDMKWITRIAELINIPFSVAGGISSVEDAKQVLSLGADKISINSPALHNPLLISKLADRFGVQCVVVGIDSWYDKIKKKYQVFQYTGNENKSHLTCWDTFNWVKKVQKLGAGEIVLNTMNTDGTKGGYDIEQLKKIREICSVPLIASGGAGCMNDFLNVFLIAKVDGALAASIFHNKFISVLDLKKFLFNKGVIIR